Proteins from one Cellulosilyticum lentocellum DSM 5427 genomic window:
- a CDS encoding ABC transporter ATP-binding protein: MKKTGLKKDVQKDTLKKVLRYIKKYRSLMLISILLAVIIVALTLYVPILIGKAIDGIAYSQIQFDYILKQLMIVAIIVSITAIAQWFMNMINNKVTYQVVRDMRDEAFKKIEILPLKYIDTHSQGDIVSRVIADVDQFADGLLMGFTQLFTGVITILGTLLFMLTINVSITFVVVLVTPLSLFVASFIAKKTYTMFKLQSETRGEQTAFIDEMIGNEKVVKAYGHEEEAIKKFDEINDRLAKYSLRATFFSSLTNPTTRFVNSVVYAGVAITGAFAVLNGKMTVGAWSCFLSYANQYTKPFNEISGVVTELQNALACAARIFELIEEEAQAPESPQAVTLENANGNVSCKNVSFSYVPEKKLIENFNIQIKPGQKVAIVGPTGCGKTTLINLLMRFYDVNQGSIQVDDKDIREMTRRSLRLNYGMVLQETWLKKGTIKENIIMGKPDATDEEITAAAQAAHAHSFIKRLPKGYDTVIEEDGGMLSQGQKQLLCITRVMLTEPPMLILDEATSSIDTRTEIKIQSAFNRLMEGKTSFIVAHRLSTIQNADVILVMKEGKIIEQGNHNELLGKKGFYYQLYNSQFAV; this comes from the coding sequence ATGAAAAAGACTGGTTTAAAAAAAGATGTTCAAAAAGACACGCTTAAAAAAGTACTTCGTTATATTAAAAAGTATAGGAGCTTAATGCTGATTTCTATTCTCTTAGCGGTTATCATTGTGGCATTGACTTTATATGTTCCTATTTTAATCGGAAAGGCTATTGATGGGATAGCATATAGTCAGATTCAATTTGATTATATTTTAAAACAGCTTATGATTGTAGCTATTATAGTGAGCATAACAGCCATAGCACAGTGGTTTATGAATATGATTAATAATAAAGTGACTTATCAGGTTGTACGTGATATGAGAGATGAGGCGTTTAAAAAGATTGAAATTTTGCCGCTTAAATATATCGATACCCATTCACAAGGAGATATTGTAAGCCGTGTTATTGCAGATGTAGACCAATTTGCTGATGGGCTATTAATGGGATTTACTCAGCTATTTACAGGTGTTATCACCATATTGGGAACCTTGCTGTTCATGTTAACGATTAATGTAAGTATTACTTTTGTAGTGGTTTTAGTCACACCTCTTTCATTATTTGTAGCCAGTTTTATTGCTAAAAAAACTTATACCATGTTTAAATTACAATCAGAAACAAGAGGAGAGCAAACAGCTTTTATTGATGAGATGATTGGAAATGAAAAAGTAGTAAAGGCTTATGGACATGAAGAAGAAGCCATTAAAAAATTCGATGAAATTAATGATAGATTAGCAAAATATTCTTTAAGGGCAACTTTCTTTTCTTCTTTAACTAACCCTACTACTAGGTTTGTAAACAGTGTGGTGTATGCAGGTGTAGCGATTACAGGTGCTTTTGCAGTATTAAATGGCAAGATGACAGTGGGAGCATGGTCTTGCTTTTTAAGTTATGCTAATCAATATACTAAGCCTTTTAATGAAATATCAGGGGTAGTCACAGAACTTCAAAATGCCTTGGCTTGTGCAGCTAGAATTTTTGAACTCATTGAAGAAGAAGCCCAAGCTCCTGAAAGTCCACAAGCAGTCACTTTAGAAAACGCTAATGGCAATGTAAGTTGTAAAAATGTAAGCTTTTCTTATGTCCCAGAGAAAAAATTGATTGAGAATTTTAATATTCAAATTAAACCAGGCCAAAAGGTAGCTATTGTAGGGCCCACAGGCTGTGGTAAAACAACACTCATTAATTTACTCATGCGTTTTTATGATGTGAATCAAGGAAGCATTCAAGTAGATGACAAGGATATTAGAGAAATGACGAGAAGAAGTCTTCGCTTAAATTACGGTATGGTGCTTCAAGAAACCTGGCTGAAGAAGGGAACAATTAAAGAAAATATTATCATGGGTAAACCAGATGCCACTGATGAAGAAATAACTGCAGCAGCTCAAGCAGCACATGCCCATTCTTTCATTAAACGTTTACCAAAAGGTTATGATACAGTCATAGAAGAAGATGGGGGTATGCTTTCACAAGGGCAAAAGCAGCTTCTATGTATAACAAGGGTCATGCTCACGGAGCCGCCTATGCTGATTTTAGATGAAGCAACATCTTCAATTGATACAAGAACAGAAATTAAGATTCAAAGTGCCTTTAATCGATTAATGGAAGGCAAAACGAGTTTCATTGTAGCCCATCGTTTATCAACTATTCAAAATGCAGATGTTATTCTGGTTATGAAAGAAGGGAAAATTATAGAGCAGGGTAATCATAATGAGCTTTTAGGGAAAAAGGGATTTTATTATCAGCTTTATAATAGCCAGTTTGCAGTATAG
- a CDS encoding rhodanese-like domain-containing protein, with product MDEIAEVQRISIEEAKQNLDTDKSIVLLDVRTKMEYAEGHIEGAINVPVNELEYQIEDMISDKEQTIYLYCRSGVRTIMAGDTLLNLGYTSVYDMGGIIYWPYEIVK from the coding sequence ATGGATGAAATAGCAGAAGTACAAAGAATCAGTATAGAAGAAGCTAAACAGAATCTAGATACAGACAAAAGCATTGTATTATTAGATGTAAGAACCAAAATGGAATATGCAGAAGGTCATATTGAAGGAGCCATTAATGTACCAGTTAATGAACTAGAATACCAGATTGAGGATATGATTTCAGATAAAGAACAAACTATCTATTTATATTGTAGAAGTGGTGTAAGAACCATTATGGCAGGAGATACCTTATTAAATCTAGGATATACCTCCGTATATGATATGGGTGGTATTATTTACTGGCCTTATGAAATCGTTAAGTAA
- a CDS encoding nitroreductase family protein produces MSELDFIYKRKSIRDYKEGEVPKEDILKMLEAATLAPSPKHQQNWHFVVVQNGEIVSKMAEAVTKSHEYIASLARNEEERAQFMKVLPYYLNFQRSSCAVIVYAKEYDMIEEKILRANGVDEAIIDVIKSPQAGAQGIGAAVENFLLAAANMGYGACYMTGPAHAKTEIEQIIGFEKPGYSLMAIISLGIPADETPRQPRRKPLEEVVTFITE; encoded by the coding sequence ATGTCAGAATTAGATTTTATTTACAAGAGAAAAAGTATTAGAGATTATAAAGAAGGAGAAGTACCTAAAGAAGATATTTTAAAGATGTTAGAAGCAGCAACTTTAGCACCTTCTCCAAAGCATCAACAAAATTGGCATTTTGTTGTGGTACAAAACGGAGAGATTGTAAGCAAAATGGCAGAGGCAGTAACAAAGAGTCACGAATATATTGCATCTTTAGCAAGGAATGAGGAAGAAAGAGCACAGTTTATGAAGGTACTTCCTTACTACCTTAATTTTCAGCGATCATCATGTGCGGTTATTGTATATGCAAAAGAATATGACATGATTGAAGAGAAAATCTTAAGAGCTAATGGGGTAGATGAAGCAATTATAGATGTGATTAAATCACCACAAGCAGGTGCACAAGGTATTGGTGCAGCAGTAGAGAACTTCTTACTTGCAGCTGCTAATATGGGCTATGGCGCATGTTATATGACAGGACCTGCTCATGCCAAAACTGAGATTGAACAAATCATTGGCTTTGAAAAACCAGGTTATTCTTTAATGGCTATTATCTCATTGGGTATTCCAGCTGATGAAACACCAAGGCAACCAAGACGTAAACCTTTAGAAGAGGTGGTCACCTTTATTACAGAATAG
- a CDS encoding VOC family protein: MNISVTHIALYTNDLERTRAFYMKYFNAKSNEKYVNAKGFSSYFLSFDSGARLEIMAHELLEYREPKDHVNGIHHIAFSVGSKENVITLTNQIVQDGYPLLSAPRETGDGYFESCISDPNGIRIEITE; encoded by the coding sequence ATGAATATTTCAGTAACACATATTGCACTCTATACAAATGATCTAGAGCGTACAAGAGCATTCTATATGAAATACTTTAATGCCAAGAGCAACGAAAAATATGTAAATGCCAAAGGATTTTCCAGTTACTTTTTATCTTTTGATTCAGGTGCTAGATTAGAAATAATGGCACATGAGTTATTAGAATATCGGGAGCCAAAGGATCATGTAAATGGCATTCACCACATTGCTTTCTCTGTAGGCAGTAAAGAAAATGTCATTACTCTTACTAACCAAATAGTACAAGATGGTTATCCATTACTAAGTGCACCAAGAGAAACTGGGGATGGTTACTTCGAAAGTTGTATAAGTGATCCAAATGGTATTAGGATTGAAATTACTGAATAA
- a CDS encoding pyridoxal phosphate-dependent aminotransferase: MISNEMLQLGTKRSVIREIFEYGKIRAGEIGAENVYDFSLGNPNVPAPECVKEALLELLNSNDSNVLHSYTSAQGDAGVRKTIADSINERFGTNVTANHIYMTVGAAASLCICAKALTMPGDEFITFAPFFPEYRVFVESVGAKLKVVPVNTDNFQIDFKSFKALLSPNTKAIIMNSPNNPSGVVYSEETVKELCSILEEKSKEYNHPIYLISDEPYREIVYDNIKVPYLMNYYKNTLVCYSYSKSLSLPGERIGYIAVSDQMEDGGNMYAAICGAGRALGYVCAPSLFQFVIQKCIGATSDINAYKENRDILYNGLTKFGYDCVRPDGAFYLFVKALEEDANAFCEKAKKYELLLVPGDDFGCPGYVRVSYCVKQSQIVNSLPAFEKLIQEYQA; the protein is encoded by the coding sequence ATGATTTCAAATGAAATGCTTCAATTAGGAACAAAACGCTCTGTCATCAGAGAAATCTTTGAGTATGGTAAAATAAGAGCTGGGGAAATTGGCGCGGAGAACGTCTATGACTTTAGTCTTGGCAATCCTAATGTGCCTGCTCCAGAATGTGTAAAGGAGGCTCTTTTAGAATTATTAAATTCTAATGATTCTAATGTACTTCATAGCTACACCTCTGCACAGGGCGATGCTGGTGTTAGAAAAACCATAGCAGATTCTATTAATGAAAGATTTGGTACGAATGTTACAGCTAATCATATTTACATGACGGTAGGAGCTGCTGCTTCTTTATGTATTTGTGCTAAAGCTCTTACAATGCCTGGTGATGAGTTTATTACTTTTGCGCCTTTCTTTCCCGAATACCGTGTCTTTGTAGAGTCAGTAGGTGCAAAACTTAAAGTAGTTCCTGTTAATACTGATAACTTCCAGATTGACTTTAAGAGTTTTAAAGCCCTTCTTTCTCCGAATACAAAAGCCATCATTATGAACTCACCAAACAACCCATCTGGTGTCGTTTATTCAGAAGAAACAGTTAAAGAATTATGTAGTATTTTAGAAGAAAAATCTAAAGAATACAATCATCCTATTTACTTAATCTCCGATGAACCTTACAGAGAAATTGTTTATGATAACATTAAAGTACCCTACCTTATGAACTACTATAAAAATACTTTGGTATGCTACTCTTACAGCAAATCTCTTTCTTTACCTGGTGAAAGAATTGGTTACATTGCCGTATCAGATCAAATGGAAGATGGGGGCAATATGTACGCTGCTATCTGTGGTGCAGGTAGAGCCCTTGGTTATGTGTGTGCACCTAGCTTGTTCCAATTTGTTATTCAAAAATGCATTGGTGCTACTTCTGATATTAATGCTTATAAGGAAAATAGAGATATTCTTTATAATGGCCTTACTAAGTTTGGTTATGATTGTGTTCGCCCAGATGGCGCCTTCTACCTCTTTGTAAAAGCTTTAGAAGAAGATGCTAATGCCTTCTGTGAAAAAGCTAAAAAGTATGAACTTCTCCTCGTACCTGGTGATGATTTTGGTTGTCCTGGTTATGTAAGAGTTTCTTACTGTGTTAAACAATCACAAATCGTTAACTCATTACCAGCTTTTGAGAAACTTATTCAAGAATATCAAGCATAA
- a CDS encoding ABC transporter ATP-binding protein yields MIKTLLAQVKEYKKSSILSPVFIVLEVIMEVLIPFMMASIIDNGVEKGDMQHVVFMGVCMIGAAMLALLFGAIAGKHAAKASSGFAKNLREAMFINIQDFSFSNIDKYSTAGLVTRLTTDVTNVQNSYQMVIRICARAPFMLISAMIMAFLINARLSMVFVGAIIFLSVALVLIIRKVHPVFRQVFKKYDDLNASVQENINAVRVVKAYVREEHEMNKFEKACENLYQMFVNAEKLIILNMPVMQFAIYACILLISWLGAKMIVGGSLTTGELMSLFAYVMNILMSLMMIAMVFVMITMSRASAERIVEVINEETDLTNGENPIYEVKDGSIDFENVDFAYNKDKNNCVLENINFSIRSGETIGIIGETGSAKSSLVQLIPRLYDVVGGKVKVGGLDVRDYDLETLRNEVAMVLQKNVLFSGTIKENLRWGNKEASDEEIMRACELAQAAEFIEKMPEKYDTYIEQGGSNVSGGQKQRLCIARALLKKPKILILDDSTSAVDTKTDSLIRKAFKEEIPDTTKIIIAQRISSIQDADKILVLNEGKIVGMGNHEELLASCDIYRDVYISQMKGAEENETK; encoded by the coding sequence ATGATAAAAACCTTATTAGCTCAGGTAAAAGAATATAAAAAGTCATCTATTCTATCACCCGTTTTTATTGTACTCGAAGTTATTATGGAAGTACTTATTCCATTTATGATGGCTTCTATTATAGATAATGGTGTAGAAAAAGGCGATATGCAGCATGTCGTATTCATGGGAGTTTGTATGATTGGTGCAGCCATGCTAGCATTACTCTTTGGCGCAATAGCAGGAAAACATGCTGCAAAAGCAAGTAGTGGTTTTGCAAAAAACTTAAGGGAAGCCATGTTTATCAATATACAGGATTTTTCTTTTTCTAATATAGATAAGTATTCAACAGCAGGGCTTGTAACCAGACTCACAACTGACGTTACTAACGTGCAAAACTCTTATCAAATGGTAATTCGTATTTGTGCAAGAGCACCATTTATGCTGATTAGTGCCATGATTATGGCCTTTTTGATTAATGCTAGACTTTCAATGGTATTTGTTGGGGCTATCATTTTCTTAAGTGTGGCGCTAGTACTAATTATAAGAAAAGTACACCCTGTTTTTAGGCAAGTATTTAAGAAATACGATGATTTAAATGCTAGCGTACAAGAGAATATTAATGCAGTTCGTGTGGTTAAAGCTTATGTACGTGAGGAACATGAAATGAATAAGTTTGAGAAGGCATGTGAAAACCTTTATCAAATGTTTGTTAACGCAGAAAAACTTATTATTTTAAATATGCCAGTGATGCAATTTGCTATCTATGCATGTATCTTACTGATTTCTTGGTTAGGAGCTAAGATGATTGTTGGTGGAAGCTTAACAACAGGAGAGCTCATGAGTTTATTTGCTTATGTTATGAATATCTTAATGAGTCTGATGATGATTGCTATGGTGTTTGTAATGATCACCATGTCACGCGCTTCAGCCGAACGTATTGTAGAAGTCATTAATGAAGAAACAGATTTAACAAATGGTGAAAATCCTATCTATGAAGTGAAAGACGGTTCAATTGATTTTGAAAACGTAGATTTTGCTTATAACAAAGATAAAAATAACTGTGTACTTGAGAACATTAACTTTTCTATTCGATCAGGAGAGACCATTGGTATTATTGGTGAAACGGGTAGTGCTAAGTCTTCTTTAGTACAACTTATTCCAAGACTTTATGACGTAGTAGGTGGCAAGGTTAAAGTAGGAGGCTTAGATGTAAGAGACTATGATCTTGAAACCCTTAGAAATGAAGTGGCTATGGTACTTCAAAAGAATGTCTTATTCTCCGGTACTATCAAAGAGAATTTACGCTGGGGTAATAAAGAAGCCAGTGATGAGGAGATTATGAGGGCATGTGAGCTTGCACAAGCAGCAGAATTCATTGAAAAAATGCCTGAAAAATATGATACTTACATTGAACAAGGTGGAAGTAACGTATCAGGTGGTCAAAAACAAAGGCTTTGTATTGCCAGAGCCTTGCTTAAAAAGCCTAAAATTCTTATTTTAGATGATTCTACAAGTGCAGTTGATACAAAGACAGATTCACTTATTAGAAAAGCCTTTAAAGAAGAAATACCAGATACAACTAAAATTATTATTGCCCAAAGAATTTCATCTATTCAAGATGCAGATAAAATCCTTGTTTTAAACGAAGGAAAAATCGTGGGCATGGGCAATCACGAAGAGCTCCTAGCTAGCTGTGACATTTATCGTGATGTCTATATATCACAGATGAAAGGAGCAGAAGAAAATGAGACAAAATAA
- a CDS encoding ABC transporter ATP-binding protein: MKELLVYLKGYKKECILAPLFKMLEASFELFVPLVIATIIDKGIGNGDKTYIIQMCALLIGLGVIGLICSVTAQYFSAKAAVGFGTGVRHALFKHLLGLSFTEIDTLGTPTMITRMTSDVNQAQNGVNMVLRLFLRSPFVVFGATIMALTIDVKSAMIFVIAIILLSFVVFGIMLLNIPMLKAVQQRLDGVLSMTRENLTGVRVIRAFCKEEEEIEAFNKRNETLTKQQKKAGGISALMNPLTYVIINIAIIRLIWVGALQVDAGNLSSGQVVALYNYMSQILVELIKLAALIITVNKSVACGNRIADVFHIESSMLEKEAIHTNQVKVSSNEESITFKQVSLTYTNAGEESLTAIDFTAKKGETIGIIGGTGSGKSSVIHLIPRFYDATSGEVLINGINVKDYPLETLREKVGIVMQKAVLFKGSIEENLRWGKKDVTEEELQAAIKTAQAEDVVSVKGGMKAEIEQGGRNLSGGQRQRLTIARALVKKPEILILDDSTSALDFVTDAKLRKAIKALDYHPTVVIVSQRASSVQYADQIIVLDDGQLVGKGTHEELLENCEVYNEIYYSQFKKEVEG; encoded by the coding sequence ATGAAAGAATTACTCGTTTACTTAAAAGGTTATAAAAAAGAATGCATCTTGGCTCCCTTATTTAAAATGCTAGAAGCTTCTTTTGAGTTATTTGTACCTTTAGTGATTGCTACCATTATTGATAAAGGGATTGGTAATGGAGACAAGACTTACATTATACAAATGTGTGCACTGCTCATAGGCTTAGGGGTGATTGGACTTATCTGTTCAGTAACAGCACAGTATTTTTCAGCTAAGGCAGCAGTAGGTTTTGGGACAGGTGTACGTCATGCTTTATTTAAGCATTTATTAGGCCTTTCTTTTACAGAGATTGATACCTTAGGGACACCGACCATGATTACCAGAATGACAAGTGATGTCAATCAAGCTCAAAATGGGGTTAATATGGTACTTCGTCTCTTTTTAAGATCCCCATTTGTAGTATTTGGGGCTACTATTATGGCCCTTACTATTGATGTGAAATCAGCCATGATATTTGTCATTGCCATTATTTTATTATCTTTTGTGGTATTTGGGATTATGCTTCTTAATATTCCTATGCTTAAAGCGGTACAACAAAGATTAGATGGTGTTTTAAGTATGACAAGAGAAAACTTAACAGGAGTTCGTGTGATTAGAGCTTTTTGCAAAGAAGAGGAAGAAATTGAAGCTTTTAATAAAAGAAATGAAACCCTGACTAAGCAGCAAAAGAAAGCTGGGGGCATCTCAGCTTTAATGAATCCCCTTACTTATGTCATTATTAATATTGCTATTATTAGACTTATATGGGTAGGTGCACTCCAGGTAGATGCAGGCAATTTAAGTAGTGGGCAGGTAGTAGCACTTTATAATTATATGTCACAGATTTTAGTGGAGCTGATTAAATTAGCAGCGCTCATTATTACTGTTAATAAATCAGTAGCCTGTGGTAATCGTATAGCAGATGTATTTCATATCGAGTCTAGTATGCTAGAAAAAGAAGCTATTCATACGAATCAAGTAAAAGTAAGCAGTAATGAAGAGAGCATTACCTTTAAACAAGTTTCTCTTACCTATACTAATGCCGGGGAAGAGTCTTTAACAGCTATTGATTTTACTGCTAAAAAGGGAGAGACCATAGGTATTATTGGCGGTACAGGATCTGGGAAGAGTTCTGTTATTCATTTAATCCCTAGATTTTATGATGCTACTTCTGGTGAAGTACTGATTAATGGTATAAATGTCAAAGATTATCCTTTAGAAACTTTAAGAGAAAAAGTAGGTATTGTGATGCAAAAGGCAGTACTCTTTAAGGGGAGCATAGAAGAAAACCTACGCTGGGGTAAGAAAGATGTTACAGAGGAAGAGTTACAAGCAGCTATTAAGACTGCGCAAGCAGAAGATGTGGTAAGTGTTAAAGGCGGAATGAAGGCTGAGATAGAACAAGGTGGCAGAAATCTTTCAGGTGGGCAAAGACAACGTTTAACCATTGCTAGAGCTTTAGTGAAGAAGCCGGAAATTCTCATCTTAGATGATAGTACCTCAGCACTAGACTTCGTCACAGATGCCAAGCTTCGTAAGGCAATTAAAGCGTTAGATTATCATCCTACCGTGGTCATTGTGTCGCAAAGAGCTTCTTCAGTGCAATATGCGGATCAAATTATTGTTCTAGATGATGGTCAATTAGTTGGAAAAGGGACTCATGAAGAGCTTCTAGAAAACTGTGAGGTTTATAACGAAATCTACTATTCTCAGTTTAAGAAGGAGGTAGAGGGATGA
- a CDS encoding rhodanese-like domain-containing protein → MNEMINVHRISMEAAKKNLDINKSIVLLDVRPKMEYAEGHIEGAINMPLDQLEGVVEERISKKNQTIYLYCRSGIRTLTAGDILLNLGYTSIYDVGGIIYWPYKIVK, encoded by the coding sequence ATGAATGAAATGATTAATGTTCACAGAATTAGTATGGAGGCAGCAAAGAAAAATCTAGATATCAATAAAAGCATTGTTTTATTAGATGTAAGACCTAAGATGGAATATGCAGAGGGTCACATTGAAGGGGCAATAAATATGCCACTTGACCAATTAGAAGGGGTTGTTGAAGAGAGAATTTCAAAGAAAAATCAAACGATCTACCTCTATTGTAGAAGTGGTATAAGAACACTTACAGCAGGTGATATTTTATTAAACCTAGGTTATACTTCGATTTATGACGTGGGTGGTATTATCTACTGGCCATATAAGATTGTGAAGTAA
- a CDS encoding MarR family winged helix-turn-helix transcriptional regulator has product MEQEMRIGILLKMINNIYERTFNNKISEINLTTAQCDLLGFLHENEGKEVNPIDIEKRFNLKRPTVTGLLKRLEEKGFIRVAPSIKDNRYKQIILTSKAQGYHQEMLAGLKEMENQLYQGISEEEKQELIGILNRMLKNMSL; this is encoded by the coding sequence ATGGAACAAGAGATGAGAATAGGTATTCTTTTAAAAATGATTAACAATATTTATGAAAGAACTTTTAATAATAAAATATCAGAGATTAACTTAACAACAGCTCAGTGTGACTTACTAGGATTTTTGCATGAGAATGAAGGCAAAGAAGTAAATCCTATCGATATTGAAAAGCGATTTAATCTCAAACGTCCCACTGTAACAGGTCTTTTAAAACGTCTAGAAGAAAAAGGATTTATTAGAGTAGCACCTAGCATTAAAGATAATCGATATAAGCAGATTATTTTAACCAGTAAGGCACAAGGGTATCACCAAGAAATGTTAGCCGGCTTAAAAGAGATGGAAAATCAGTTATATCAAGGAATTAGTGAAGAAGAAAAACAAGAACTAATAGGTATCCTAAACAGAATGCTAAAAAATATGTCGTTATAA
- a CDS encoding ABC transporter ATP-binding protein — MRQNKMPMGHGKGPMGPGKGHMKLENPGKTLKRLMAYIFKNYKLHCIVVFFLILISSLASVKGISFIQELIDDYIMPLLGSNNPDFSQLLGALVKIALIFLVGVFSTYLYNRIMIFVCQGTMKNIRNDLFKHMEKLPIKYFDTHAHGDIMSIYTNDTDTLRQMISQSMPQLIASSITVISVFIAMLFLNMPLTLVTLIMVGLMLVVTKSITGKSGSYFMKQQKNLGAVNGYIEEMMEGQKVVKVFCHEEDSIKRFSELNEQLFDSANNANKFANILMPIMNNMGNLNYVVTAIVGSTLAIAGVGGFTLGALASFLQFNKSFTQPISQISQQFNAIIMALAGADRIFKLLDEKPEEDEGYVELVNAKIGANGECVETKERTGIWAWKHYHKEDGTTTYQKLEGDVVFDHVDFGYNDEKIILHDIELYAKPGEKIAFVGATGAGKTTITNLINRFYDIQDGKIRYDGININKIKKDDLRRSLGIVLQDTHLFTGTVMENIRYGKLDATDEEVKAAARLANAEYFIKHLPHGYDTVLTGDGANLSQGQRQLLAIARAAVANPPVLILDEATSSIDTRTEKIVQEGMDRLMEGRTVFVIAHRLSTIKNSNVIMVLDQGRIIERGNHEDLIEKKGTYYQLYTGALEQD, encoded by the coding sequence ATGAGACAAAATAAGATGCCAATGGGACATGGCAAAGGGCCAATGGGTCCAGGTAAAGGACATATGAAGCTTGAGAACCCTGGTAAGACTTTAAAAAGATTAATGGCTTATATTTTTAAGAATTATAAGCTACATTGTATTGTAGTTTTTTTCCTCATTCTTATTAGTTCATTAGCTAGTGTAAAAGGAATTAGCTTTATACAAGAGTTAATTGATGATTATATCATGCCCCTTTTAGGGTCAAATAATCCTGACTTTAGTCAATTACTTGGTGCACTTGTGAAGATAGCACTTATTTTCTTAGTAGGTGTTTTTTCTACTTATTTATACAATCGTATTATGATTTTTGTATGCCAAGGGACAATGAAGAATATTAGAAATGACCTTTTTAAGCATATGGAGAAGTTACCTATTAAATACTTCGATACTCATGCACATGGGGATATTATGAGTATTTATACCAATGATACAGATACTTTAAGACAAATGATTAGCCAATCTATGCCACAGCTTATTGCTTCTAGTATTACGGTTATAAGTGTGTTTATTGCCATGCTCTTTTTAAATATGCCACTCACATTGGTTACGTTAATCATGGTAGGTTTAATGCTTGTAGTAACTAAGAGCATTACTGGTAAAAGTGGCAGCTATTTTATGAAACAGCAAAAGAACTTAGGAGCAGTTAATGGTTATATTGAAGAGATGATGGAAGGACAAAAGGTTGTTAAGGTATTCTGTCATGAAGAAGACAGTATCAAACGATTTAGTGAACTTAATGAACAACTTTTTGACAGTGCAAACAATGCTAATAAGTTTGCTAATATTCTCATGCCTATTATGAACAACATGGGTAACCTTAACTATGTGGTAACAGCTATTGTTGGTTCAACGTTAGCAATTGCTGGTGTAGGTGGCTTTACACTAGGAGCACTTGCATCCTTCTTACAATTTAACAAGAGCTTTACCCAACCTATATCTCAGATATCACAGCAGTTCAATGCCATCATTATGGCCCTTGCTGGAGCTGATCGTATTTTTAAATTATTAGATGAAAAGCCAGAAGAAGATGAAGGTTATGTGGAATTAGTTAATGCTAAAATAGGCGCAAATGGTGAATGCGTGGAAACCAAAGAGAGAACAGGAATTTGGGCATGGAAACATTATCATAAAGAAGATGGCACAACAACTTACCAAAAGCTTGAAGGTGACGTAGTCTTTGACCATGTGGACTTTGGTTACAATGATGAGAAGATTATTCTTCATGATATAGAACTTTATGCAAAACCAGGTGAAAAAATCGCCTTTGTTGGTGCAACAGGAGCGGGGAAAACCACTATTACCAACTTGATCAATCGTTTCTATGATATTCAGGACGGGAAAATTCGATATGATGGCATTAACATTAATAAGATTAAAAAAGATGATTTAAGAAGATCTCTAGGGATTGTACTTCAAGATACACATTTATTTACAGGTACAGTTATGGAGAATATCCGTTATGGAAAATTAGATGCCACAGATGAAGAAGTTAAAGCAGCAGCAAGACTGGCTAATGCCGAGTACTTTATTAAACACTTACCACATGGCTATGATACAGTCCTCACTGGAGATGGTGCTAATCTTTCCCAAGGGCAAAGACAACTTCTAGCCATTGCCAGAGCTGCTGTAGCTAATCCACCAGTACTCATATTAGATGAAGCAACATCAAGTATTGATACACGTACAGAAAAGATTGTTCAAGAAGGTATGGATAGACTTATGGAAGGTAGAACAGTATTTGTTATTGCCCACCGTTTATCAACCATTAAGAATTCAAATGTCATTATGGTACTCGATCAAGGAAGAATCATTGAACGTGGTAACCATGAAGATTTAATAGAGAAAAAAGGTACTTACTATCAACTCTATACAGGTGCTTTAGAGCAAGATTAG